GCGACGAAGTCCTCCACCTCCTCCACGGCGTGCACCATGGCGGGCGATGCGCCCGCGGCCAGGAGGCCGTTGGCGGCGACGTCCATCGACACGTAGTTGGTGATGTTGTGCACCAGCGGCGCCTCGCGGCGCACGGCGGCGAGGGCGGCCCAGGTGGAGGCGGCGTGGGTCATGAGGGAGTGCGTGAGTGCGTGAGTGCGGGCCCCCACCCGGCTCGCTTTAGGCTCGCCACCCTCCCCCGCAAGCGGGAGAGGGGAGCACGGCAACTGCCTTTCGGTACCCTCGCGGAGAGGGTCGCAGGGAGGAGGCGGGGTGGTCGGAGGAAACGCCTTGTGTCCGAGCGTAGCGAGTTTGGCGTTTCCGGAGACCATCCCGCCTCCGACCGTCCGCGCGAGACGCCCACGGCCACCCTATAGCAGCGACACCGGATCCCGGTCGATGGCGACGCGGAGGTCCAGCTTCCCGCGGGGCACGTCGAAGCGCTCGTAGAAGAAGCGCGAGATCTCGCCGAGAAGCTTTGGGCTCTCGGAGCGGAGCAGGAGGTGCCAGCGCCAGCGGCCGCGGATCCGGTCGATGGGGCACGGTGCGGGGCCGATGATCCCGACGCCCTCCACCTTGCGGGCGCGGAGGAGCCCGTCGAGCCACGCCGCCGCCCGGGCCGCGGCCTCCTGCGTGCCGGCTTCCTCCAGCCCGCTCACCACCACGTTCACCAGGCGGCAGTGCGGAGGATACTGCGGGTCGCGGCGCGCGTCCAGCTCCCGGCCGGCGAAGCCGATGAAGTCGTGGTCCGTGGAGCAGGTGATGGCGTAGTGCTCAGGGAGCGCCGTCTGCACGAACACCTCGCCGCCCTTGGGCCCGCGCCCCGCCCGCCCCGCCACCTGCGTGATGAGCTGGAAGGTGCGCTCGGTGGCGCGGAAGTCGGGGAGGTTGATCCCGACGTCGGCGTTGATGACGCCCACCAGCGTGACGTTGGGGAAGTCCAGCCCCTTGGCGATCATCTGGGTGCCGAGGAGGACGTCCACCTCGCCGCGCTCCACCCGCCCCAGGATCTCGTGGTGGGCCCACTTCCCGGAGGTGGTGTCCACGTCCATCCGCGCCACCCGGGCAGTGGGGAACGCCTCCCCCACCGCGCGCTCCACCTGCTCGGTGCCGACCCCGCGGAAGCTCAGGTCCGCCGAGCCGCAGGCGGAGCAGCGCGACGGCGCGGGCTCCTCGTGCAGGCAGTAGTGGCAGGTGAGCCGCTGCCGGCGGCGGTGGTAGGTGAGCGACACGTTGCACTCCGGGCAGTGCCACACCAGCCCGCACTCGCGGCACTGCACGAAGGTGGCGTACCCGCGGCGGTTGAGGAGGAGGATGGTCTGCTCGCCGGCCCGGAGGCGGGCGCGCACGGCGTCGGCCAGCGCGTCGGCGATGATGACCGGCGCCCTCTCCTGGAGCGGGCCGCTGCTCTCGCGCTGCCGCTTCCGCTCGACGCGGAGGTCCACCACGCGGATGGGGGGGAGCGGGCGCCCGCCGACGCGGTCCGGGAGCTCCAGCAGGCGGAACTTCCCCGCCGCGGCGGCGGCCCAGCTCTCCAGCGAGGGGGTGGCCGAGCCCAGGATGCAGACGGCGCCCTCCGCCTGCGCGCGCACCACAGCCACCTCGCGCGCGTGGTAGCGCGGCGCCTCCGCCTGCTTGTAGGAGCCCTCGTGCTCCTCGTCCACGACGATGGCGCCCACGTCGTCCAGCGGCGCAAAGACGGCGGAGCGCGCCCCCACCACGATCCGCTTCTCCCCGGCGCGCAGGGAGCGCCACTCGTCGTAGCGCTCGCCGTCGGAGAGGGCGGAGTGCAGCACGGCGACCTGGTCGCCGAACACCGCCTTGAAGCGCCCCACCGTCTGCGGCGTCAGCGCGATCTCCGGGACCAGGACGATGGCGGTGCGCCCCTGCCGCTCCACCACCTCGCGGAGGAGCTCGATGTACACCAGCGTCTTCCCCGACCCGGTGACGCCGCGCACCAGGAAGGTCCCCGGCTGGGGGCTGCGCGAAGCGCCCACCAGCGCGTCGATGGCGGCCTGCTGCTGCTCCGTGGGCCGGAACGACGGCGCCTCGGGAGCCTCGATGCCGGCGTACGGATCGCGGGAGACCTCCTCCTCCTCGACCACGGCGACGCCCTTCTCCACCAGCGCGTTCACGATCGGGTACGAGAAGCCGAGCGCCCCGGCGAGCTGGGGGACCTCCGCCCTGCCGCCCATCGACTCCACCAGCTCGAAGCACTCCCGCTGCCGCTTCGCCCGCCCGAAGATCCGCTCCCGCTCCGTGAGGCTGGGGATGTCCGAGAGCAGGCGCAGCACGCGCCGGGTGCGCACCGCCGGCTCCAGCCGCGGCGCCTCGGTGACGACGCGGACGGCGCCCACCTCCTCCAGCCGGCGGATGGTGGGCCACCACACGCGGTCGCCGCACTCCCGCCGCAGCCGGGACACGGCCTGCGGCCCCTCCTTCCCACGCAGCCAGCCGAGCACCTTCCCCTCCAGCTCGTTCCCCGTCTCGTACGGCCGCTCCGGCGATTCCGCGAGCTCCACGTAGTCGGTGGACGAGTCGCAGAGCGCCGCCGGCAGCGCCGTGCGCAGCACCTGCCCGAGCGGAGCCACGTAGTACTCCCCGATCCAGCGTGCCAGCTGGAGAAGCCCCGGCGTGACGGTGGGCGTCTCGTCCAGCACGCCGTGGATGGGGAGGATGCGCCCGGCGGGCGGCGCCTCCGCCACCCGGTCGATCCACCCGATCCGCTCCTTCCGCCCGAAGGGGACGAGTACGCGCGCGCCCGGCACCGCACTCTCGCGCATCCCCTCCGGGACAGCGTAGGTGAAGGTGTGGAGCACCGGGAGCGGAAGGGCGACTTCGACGAACACTCGTTTTCAGGCGGACTGCAGGGTTTGGGCGTGCCCCCCGCTGGCGGGGGTCGGGCTGCGGCTCCGTAGGGCACGATACGACCGTGCCCAACGGAGTCGAGCCCCGGCAAACAGCCGCCGGGTCTCGCCCCTTCGGGCTCGCATCCCTCACGCGGGAGGTGGTGTGAAGCTCAGGCGCTCTCGCGCCTCGTCACACCCAGGCCGGGCTCGGTGTTGAAGCGGAGCCTGCCGTCCGGCTCCAGGCCGGGGCCGGTGAACGGGTCGTGGGCGAGGAGGGCGGCGCCGTCCAGGTCCACCCAGTCCACCAGCGGGGCGAGCTGCACGGCGGCGGCGATGCCGAGGGTGGACTCCACCATGCACCCGAGCATCACGCGCATCCCGTGGGCGCGGGCGGCGTGCACGATGCGGAGGGCCTCACGGAGGCTGCCGCACTTGGCGAGCTTGATGTTCACGCCGTCCACCACGCCTGCGAGCTTCGCCACGTCGGAGGCGACCTCGCACGACTCGTCGGCGACGATGGGGAGCGGGGAGCGCTCGCGCACCAGGCGCAGCCCCTCCAGGTCTTGCTTGGGGAGCGGCTGCTCCACGAACTCCACGCCGTACTCAACCAGCATGGGCAGGGCGGCGAGGGTCTGCTTGGCGGTCCAGCCGGTGTTGGCGTCCACGCGGAGGACCTTGTCGGGCGCCTCGTCGCGGATCATGCGCAGGATCTCCTCGTCGCGCGGAGACCCCACCTTGATCTTGAGCACCGGGTACGAGGCGGCCTCGCGCACCTTCTCGCGCATCACCTCCGTCTCGTCGATGCCGACGGTGAAGGAGGAGACCGGGGCCGCGGCCGGATCGAGTCCCCACAGCTTCCACACGGGAACGCCGAGCCGCTTCCCCACCAGGTCGTGCAGCGCCGCGGAGACCGCCGCCTTCGCGGCCGGGTTCCGGCCGATGGAATGCGCCAGCGCCGCCTCGATCCGCTCCAGCGCGAACGGGTCGCCCCCGGCCGCGCCCTCCAGCGCCTCGGAGAGCCGCGGCAGCACCGCGGTCACCGTCTCCGCCGTCTCCCCGTAGAACGGAGTCGCCGCGGCCTCGCCCCACCCCTCGTATCCATCGTCGTCGCGGAGCCGCACCCACACGTCGTACCTCGCGGGCGGCGACGCCGCGCGGGCGATGTGGAAGGCGTGGCGGGTGCGGAGGGTGAGGACTTCGGCTTCCAGGCGCATGAATGGTCGGCGGCGGTGGTCGGGCGAATGGAGAGCGAGAAAGATGGCCCGGGTGTCAAGCCCGGGGGTGCTTCATCGTTCCAGCCGGAGCCGGACGAAATCGTACGGCGGCCACGGCCCCGTGGCGTCCATCGACAGATCGGGGTTGGCGCGGGCCAGCTCCTCCACCTTCTCCAGGAATCCGCGGGTTCCGACGCGGTCCACCAGGAAGGCGGCGGTGAAGGTCCGCGGCTCGTCGCGCGGGAACGGGATCGCGGCGTGGGAGCCCTTGCGCAGCTCGGCGTACACGTGCGTCGCCAGGTCCAGCGCGAGCGCCTCGGGAAAGTCCGGCTCCCCCGGGACGGTGTGCAGCCGGAACTCCCAGCGCCCCTCCAGGAAGGCCAGGGCGTCCAGCAGCTCGTCGTGGCGCTCGCGGAGGAAACGGACCACGTCGCGCTCCTCCGCGAAGCCGATCCCGAAGGGCGCGGGGACCACGGTCTCCCGCTGGAGCATGGCGTCCAGCCGGCGGTGGTGCGCCACGACGTCCTCGGGCGAGACCGCCTCCACGCGGAGGAGCGCCGGGTACACCAGCGCGGCCAGGTCGCGGTGGCGGACCACCTCGGTGTCGCCGTGCGCCGCGCCCGGCGCGTCCCAGACGCCGCCGCGCCGCCGGTCGCCGTGGACGACGCCCAGGAGACGAAGCCCCCGCGCGTCGGGATCCGGCGGGACGCGCGGGGCGGACCTCCGGTCCGGCATCAGGCCGCCGGCTCGCCCGCCAGCAGGGCGAACACCTCCCGCTGCGGGCGGGGGGTGGTCACGTCGGGCCCGTCCGGCCCCATGAACACGTCGATCTCGGTGCGGAAGCCCACGTCGCCGGCCAGGTAGATCCCCGGCTCGATGGAGAAGCCCACGCCCGGGATGAGGCGCCGGGTGTCGCGCGTCTCCAGGTTGTCGATGTTGGGGCCGGAGCCGTGCAGCTCCCGGTCGATGGAGTGGCCGGTGCGGTGGATGAACTGCTCGCCGTAGCCGCGCGCCTCGATCACGCCGCGCGAGGCGTCGTCCACCTCGTACCCGGCGACCGGCTCCCCCGCCTCCCACCGCTCCCGGAGGAGCGCCACCGCGGCTTCGCGGGCGTCGCGCACCGCGGCGAAGATCGTCGCCAGCCGCTCGGGGATTTCCTCGCCGACGTAGCCCATCCAGGTCTGGTCGGCGTAGACGGAGTCCTCGCTCTCCTTGCCCCAGAGGTCGATCAGCACCAGGTCGCCGCGGCGGATCTGGGCGTGCTGGGCGGCGGTGGGGCCGTAGTGGGGGTTGGCGGCGTTGGCGTTCACGGCCACGATGCTGTCCGCCCCCACGTGCAGGCCGCGGCGCGCCAGCTCCGCCTGGACCCACTCGCGCGTGTCCCACTCGGTCACGCGCTCCCCGGCCTGGATCCGCTCGGCGATGCGGCGGAAGGCGGCGTGGGCCGTCTCCTGCACGGCCACGGCGGCGCGGCGGTGGGCGGCCTCGCCCTCCGGGCTCCAGCGCGCGTAGAAGGTGCTCACCAGGTCGGCGGAGGTGACCGGCTCCGCGCCGGCCCGGCGGACCATCTCCAGCACGCCGGCCGGGACGCGGTCCACGTACGGCACGGCGTCGCCCTCGGAGTACTCCATCGCCAC
This portion of the Longimicrobiaceae bacterium genome encodes:
- the priA gene encoding primosomal protein N' encodes the protein MFVEVALPLPVLHTFTYAVPEGMRESAVPGARVLVPFGRKERIGWIDRVAEAPPAGRILPIHGVLDETPTVTPGLLQLARWIGEYYVAPLGQVLRTALPAALCDSSTDYVELAESPERPYETGNELEGKVLGWLRGKEGPQAVSRLRRECGDRVWWPTIRRLEEVGAVRVVTEAPRLEPAVRTRRVLRLLSDIPSLTERERIFGRAKRQRECFELVESMGGRAEVPQLAGALGFSYPIVNALVEKGVAVVEEEEVSRDPYAGIEAPEAPSFRPTEQQQAAIDALVGASRSPQPGTFLVRGVTGSGKTLVYIELLREVVERQGRTAIVLVPEIALTPQTVGRFKAVFGDQVAVLHSALSDGERYDEWRSLRAGEKRIVVGARSAVFAPLDDVGAIVVDEEHEGSYKQAEAPRYHAREVAVVRAQAEGAVCILGSATPSLESWAAAAAGKFRLLELPDRVGGRPLPPIRVVDLRVERKRQRESSGPLQERAPVIIADALADAVRARLRAGEQTILLLNRRGYATFVQCRECGLVWHCPECNVSLTYHRRRQRLTCHYCLHEEPAPSRCSACGSADLSFRGVGTEQVERAVGEAFPTARVARMDVDTTSGKWAHHEILGRVERGEVDVLLGTQMIAKGLDFPNVTLVGVINADVGINLPDFRATERTFQLITQVAGRAGRGPKGGEVFVQTALPEHYAITCSTDHDFIGFAGRELDARRDPQYPPHCRLVNVVVSGLEEAGTQEAAARAAAWLDGLLRARKVEGVGIIGPAPCPIDRIRGRWRWHLLLRSESPKLLGEISRFFYERFDVPRGKLDLRVAIDRDPVSLL
- a CDS encoding dipeptide epimerase — translated: MRLEAEVLTLRTRHAFHIARAASPPARYDVWVRLRDDDGYEGWGEAAATPFYGETAETVTAVLPRLSEALEGAAGGDPFALERIEAALAHSIGRNPAAKAAVSAALHDLVGKRLGVPVWKLWGLDPAAAPVSSFTVGIDETEVMREKVREAASYPVLKIKVGSPRDEEILRMIRDEAPDKVLRVDANTGWTAKQTLAALPMLVEYGVEFVEQPLPKQDLEGLRLVRERSPLPIVADESCEVASDVAKLAGVVDGVNIKLAKCGSLREALRIVHAARAHGMRVMLGCMVESTLGIAAAVQLAPLVDWVDLDGAALLAHDPFTGPGLEPDGRLRFNTEPGLGVTRRESA
- a CDS encoding GvpL/GvpF family gas vesicle protein, whose translation is MPDRRSAPRVPPDPDARGLRLLGVVHGDRRRGGVWDAPGAAHGDTEVVRHRDLAALVYPALLRVEAVSPEDVVAHHRRLDAMLQRETVVPAPFGIGFAEERDVVRFLRERHDELLDALAFLEGRWEFRLHTVPGEPDFPEALALDLATHVYAELRKGSHAAIPFPRDEPRTFTAAFLVDRVGTRGFLEKVEELARANPDLSMDATGPWPPYDFVRLRLER
- a CDS encoding M24 family metallopeptidase, producing the protein MAIVEATVALTADTVRRIQEELRAHGLRGWLLYDFRGNNPIVSDLLGLPALTRRYFVLVPAEGTPVALTHRIEQQPWRGWIGENRPYSSWRELEAALAALLGGAGRVAMEYSEGDAVPYVDRVPAGVLEMVRRAGAEPVTSADLVSTFYARWSPEGEAAHRRAAVAVQETAHAAFRRIAERIQAGERVTEWDTREWVQAELARRGLHVGADSIVAVNANAANPHYGPTAAQHAQIRRGDLVLIDLWGKESEDSVYADQTWMGYVGEEIPERLATIFAAVRDAREAAVALLRERWEAGEPVAGYEVDDASRGVIEARGYGEQFIHRTGHSIDRELHGSGPNIDNLETRDTRRLIPGVGFSIEPGIYLAGDVGFRTEIDVFMGPDGPDVTTPRPQREVFALLAGEPAA